The DNA region CGCCCTCTTCCTCGGGGACGATCATGACCTTGCGCTGGCCCTTGACGATGCCGCCGATCTTGACGATGCCGTCGATCTCGCTGATGACGGCCGCCGCCTCGCGGGGCTTGCGGGCCTCGAACAGTTCCACCACGCGCGGCAGACCGCCCGTGATGTCCTTGGTCTTGGTCGTCTCGCGGGGGATCTTCGCGAGCACGGCGCCCGGGGTCACCGCATCGCCGTCCTCCACCATGAGGTGGGCGTGCGACGGGATGTGGTACTTCCGGAGCACCTTGCCATCGAGGTTGCGGATCTCGACCAGCGGCTGCTTCTTCTCGTCGATGCCCTCGATGATGATCCGGCGCGACATGCCCGTGACCTCGTCCACCTCCTCGTGGACGGTGACGTCGGGGATGATGTCCTTGAACTTCACCGTGCCCGCCTCCTCCGTGAGGATGGAGAACGTGAACGGATCCCATTCGAGGAGCACCTGGCCGGGCTCGATCTTCTGGCCGTCGGTGACGCGCAGGCGGGCGCCGTAGATCACCTGGTAGTGCTCCACGTCGCGTCCCTTGTTGTCGCGCACCACGAGGCTGCCGTTGCGGTTCATCACGACCATGTCGCGGATGCCGCCCTCGACACCGGTCTCGACGGCCGAGATGTTCTCGAACCGCACGGTACCGGCGTGGCGTGACTCCTGCGTCGACTGCTCGGAGATGCGGGAGGCCGTGCCACCGATGTGGAACGTGCGCATCGTGAGCTGCGTGCCGGGCTCGCCGATCGACTGCGCGGCCACCACGCCGACGGCCAGGCCCATCTCCACCATGCGCCCGGTCGCGAGGTCGCGGCCGTAGCACTTGGCGCACACGCCGCGCCGGCTGGCGCAGGTGAGCACGGAGCGGATCTTGACCATCTCGATGCCCGCTTCCTGGACCACCGTGGCGAGATCCTCGGTGATCTCCTCGCTGGCCTTCACCAGCACCTCGCGGGTGATCGGGTCGATGACGTCCTCGAGCGTGACGCGGCCGATGATCCGGTCGCGCAGCGGCTCGATCGTCTCGCCGGCCTCGACGATCGGCCGGGCCTCGATGCCGTCCATCGTGCCGCAGTCGGTCTCGTGGATGATGACGTCCTGCGCCACGTCGACCAGCCGGCGGGTGAGGTAACCCGAGTCGGCGGTCTTGAGCGCCGTGTCGGCCAGGCCCTTGCGCGCGCCGTGCGTCGAGATGAAGTACTGGAGAACGGTCAGCCCTTCACGGAAGTTCGACTTGATCGGCGTCTCGATGATCTCGCCCGACGGCTTGGCCATCAGGCCGCGCATGCCCGCCAGCTGGCGGATCTGCTGCTTGGAACCACGGGCGCCCGAGTCGGCCATGATGTAGACCGGGTTGAAGGAGCTGCCCGATCGGTCGCGCTCCTCCATCTCGCCGAACATCTTGTCGGCGATCTTCTCGGTGGCGTCCGACCAGAGGGCGATCACCTTGTTGTAGCGCTCGCCGTTGGTGATGGCGCCTTCCTGGTACTGCTGCTCGACCTTGATCACCTCCGCCTCGGCGTGGTTGACCAGCTCGGCCTTCACCGACGGGATGATCAGGTCGTTGATGCCGATCGACAGGCCCGACCGCGTCGCGTACGTGAAGCCGAGCGTCTTCAGGCTGTCGAGCATCTGCACGGTCTTCTCGAGACCGAAGTGCAGGTAGCAGTACTGCACCGCCTGCTGCAGGCCCTTCTTCTTCAGCAGGCCGTTGATGAACGGCATCTCGGGCGGCAGCGAGCTGTTCCAGATCACGCGGCCGACGGTGGTGTTGATGATGCGGCGCTCCACCGTGTGCAGCGGCGTGTGCAGCACGGCCTGGTCGTCGCGGGCGACGGTCAGGTCGATCAGGTCGCCGCTGTAGCGCAGGCGGATCGGCGTGAGCGTCTCGAGTTCGCCGTTCTCCAGCGCCAGCACCACGTCGTCGAGGTTGGCAAACAGCCGGCCCTCGCCGATCGCCCCGGTCTTCGACTTGGTCAGGTAGTAGCACCCGAGCACGATGTCCTGCGACGGCACGGCGATCGGCGCGCCGTTGGCCGGGCTCAGGATGTTGTTGCTCGAGAGCATCAGCACCGAGGCCTCGATCTGCGCCTCGGGCGACAGCGGGATGTGCACCGCCATCTGGTCGCCGTCGAAGTCGGCGTTGAACGCCGTGCAGACGAGCGGGTGGATGCGGATCGCCTTGCCTTCCACCAGCACCGGCTCGAAGGCCTGGATGCCGAGGCGGTGCAGCGTCGGGGCGCGGTTGAGGAGCACCGGGTGCTCCTTGATGCACTCCTCGAGCACGTCCCACACCTCGGACCGCTGCTCCTCCACCATCTCCTTGGCCTGCTTGATGGTGGCGACCAGCCCGCGCTCCTCGAGCTTGTTGTAGATGAACGGCTTGAACAGCTCGAGCGCCATCTTCTTCGGCAGGCCGCACTGGTGGAGCTTCAGCTCCGGCCCGACGACGATGACCGAACGGCCCGAGTAGTCGACGCGCTTGCCGAGCAGGTTCTGGCGGAACCGGCCCTGCTTGCCCTTCAGCGTGTCCGACAGCGACTTGA from Luteitalea sp. TBR-22 includes:
- the rpoC gene encoding DNA-directed RNA polymerase subunit beta'; this translates as MRPDFSTKGTLTADFDSIRISLASPDKIRQWSYGEVTKPETINYRTFKPERDGLFCARIFGPVTDWECLCGKYKRMKHRGVICDKCGVEVTQARVRRERMGHIELATPVSHVWFFKGLPSRIGHLLDISLRDLERVLYFEAYVVIEPGDTELKQNELLNEDQYRKAREEYGFTAFTAQMGAEAIKSLLRNVDIETLAVELREKMKTEQSIQKRQKYAKRLKVVDAFRKSSNRPEWMILDVIPVIPPELRPLVPLDGGRFATSDLNDLYRRVINRNNRLKKLMELKAPDVIIRNEKRMLQEAVDALFDNGRRGRVLRGANNRPLKSLSDTLKGKQGRFRQNLLGKRVDYSGRSVIVVGPELKLHQCGLPKKMALELFKPFIYNKLEERGLVATIKQAKEMVEEQRSEVWDVLEECIKEHPVLLNRAPTLHRLGIQAFEPVLVEGKAIRIHPLVCTAFNADFDGDQMAVHIPLSPEAQIEASVLMLSSNNILSPANGAPIAVPSQDIVLGCYYLTKSKTGAIGEGRLFANLDDVVLALENGELETLTPIRLRYSGDLIDLTVARDDQAVLHTPLHTVERRIINTTVGRVIWNSSLPPEMPFINGLLKKKGLQQAVQYCYLHFGLEKTVQMLDSLKTLGFTYATRSGLSIGINDLIIPSVKAELVNHAEAEVIKVEQQYQEGAITNGERYNKVIALWSDATEKIADKMFGEMEERDRSGSSFNPVYIMADSGARGSKQQIRQLAGMRGLMAKPSGEIIETPIKSNFREGLTVLQYFISTHGARKGLADTALKTADSGYLTRRLVDVAQDVIIHETDCGTMDGIEARPIVEAGETIEPLRDRIIGRVTLEDVIDPITREVLVKASEEITEDLATVVQEAGIEMVKIRSVLTCASRRGVCAKCYGRDLATGRMVEMGLAVGVVAAQSIGEPGTQLTMRTFHIGGTASRISEQSTQESRHAGTVRFENISAVETGVEGGIRDMVVMNRNGSLVVRDNKGRDVEHYQVIYGARLRVTDGQKIEPGQVLLEWDPFTFSILTEEAGTVKFKDIIPDVTVHEEVDEVTGMSRRIIIEGIDEKKQPLVEIRNLDGKVLRKYHIPSHAHLMVEDGDAVTPGAVLAKIPRETTKTKDITGGLPRVVELFEARKPREAAAVISEIDGIVKIGGIVKGQRKVMIVPEEEGGEPREYSLPRGVHVNVQDGDRVRAGEQLMDGPSNPHDILAVLGERELQKYLVNEIQEVYRLQGVNINDKHIEVIVRQMMRWVKIEDVGDTEFLIDDVVDRFRFIEENERVVTAGGVPAKGRPMLLGITKASLSTDSFISAASFQETTRVLTEASISGRVDTLRGLKENVTMGRLIPAGTGFYAYGNVHIPSDAPPPPPPPSPEDAELERDLDYLSDADDLLDRERGEVVE